AAGTTCAGTGCAAAAAGGTAAAAGCTAGATCATTGTTCATTTGCGAGCGGTCGCATAATCTTTGCAATGCCAGAACTGCCTTGTATATATGATGAAAATAAACTCAGCTGTATTGCTTTTCCTGCAATTCACAATTTCATCCGGTAAATTACTGGTCTCGACCTTCCCTTGGGTCACGGAGAAGCATTTATATTTCTTAATCTCACAGGTTCAAAGAGGTGGGCTTAAACGACAGTAAGCCTAATAATTGACGTCGGGAAATAGAAAGGGTGACCTGAAGTCGAAAACTAATGAAATTAAACCTGTGTTCCAGGTACGGGAAAACCGAAAATAATATTATGAGAAATGAGGTAATGTGAAAAGTCCATGAAAGCACTCATAACTGCAGCTGGTCAGGGTTCACGTTCCGGCCTGGATGGAAAGATGCGGAAGGAGATGCTACCGATCTACACTAAACGCGACGATAGGGTTGTGCTGAGACCTATTCTTGACTGCGTGATATACGAAATTCGGAGGACGGGAGTTGGGGAGATTCATTTGGTCCTCGATTGGGAGGACACATTTACTCGAGAATACATAGAGAGAGAGTATCCAAGTGTTAACATCATCTTCCAAGGTGAGAGGAGAGGATTTGGATCAGCAGTATTACTGGCTAGGGAATACATCGATGACGAGAATTTTATACTTAACGCGGGTGATGGCATAATACTTGATCCCTCCCATATGGAGGCGGTAGCGAAAAGGATGGAAAAGTTTCCTGCCCAGAATACACTCACTCTGATGCGGGTCGATAACCCCCAGAAATACGGTGTGGCGTCTGTAAAAAACGTGGGAGACGAACTCAGGGTAACCGGAGTGGTGGAGAAACCACAGAATCCAGAGAGCAACTACGCCTTATGTGCATTCTATGTTCTCGTTCCGGAAATATTCAGGTACCTCAATGAGGACAGGTCTCCAGAAAGGGAGTTGACCCCTGCTATTCATAGATCTATTGAGGAAGGCACAGAAACCATTGGAATGGCAGTTGACAGCAGCGACTGGATAAGCGTTGGAGTAGCCACTGAATACGTAAACATACTGAAACGCAGCTTGGAGCGCTGTGACCAGTAGCAGCTTTATGCCTTCCAGAATGTTCTCGGCATTATTACTCCGGAAACCTTGTTTATCCTCGATGTGTGCTTGCTGAGATCTTCCAGCATGTGAAGTATCTCTTCCTCGAGGGTCTTTCTGCTCCGGTATCCAAGTTTTTTCAGGTTTTCATTGGTTGGATTGTAGTAATGAGCCTCCATCTCGACCCTTGGATTGTCAACATGCTTTATTTCAGCCGGCTTTCCAAACTCCCTCTCATAAATTTCTTTCACTTTTTCTGCCAAGAAGTTCACGGAATATGCCCTGTCAAACTGATTGAATACCCTGTATTCACCATCAGCAGGTGGGTTGTCAATGGCAAGTGTCAGGCAGGTAACGCTGTCCTCAAGTGGCAGGAAACCGCGCGTCTGCCCTCCCTTTCCATATGGCGTTATTGGCATGCCAGCCACCGCTTGTGCACAGAATCTATTGAGGGCGGTTCCCCACACCTCATCCACGTCATACCTGGTATAAAGACCGGTTTCAGAGACCTCCTCAATCCTAGTGCCATATACCACACCTTGCATAACATCCGTCACCCTCGTTTTCCAGACCCGATTTGCAAACATCAGGTTATTTGAGTCATGCACCTTGGTCCAGTGGTACCAGCTTCCAGCGTTCTTGGGAAATGGCAAACGATCTTTCCTGCCGTTGTATTCTATCTCGAAGAATCCCTCCGGGATGTCAATGTTTGGAGTGCCGTATTCTCCCATTGTGCCAAGCTTTAGAATGTGTGTTTTCGGAGAATTGTCTTTCAGTGCATAAACCAGGTTGATTGTGCTTACGATATTCTTGGTCATGGTTTCGTTGGCCTGCTTGAGACCTATCATGGAATATGGCGCGGATCTCTGCTCCGCAAGATGCACAACGGTATCCGGTTTCGTTTCCCTGATGATCTTGTACATGAAATCCGGGTTGCTCACGTCTCCCCTAAAAAATCTCAGGTTGCCGTATCCAGCTGATTTGAGGTCCTTTATTCTAGTCTCCATCGAAGCGACTGGCAGTACAGACTGGGATCCAACTTCCCTCACCCTCTTTCTGGTTATAAAATTGTCAGCGCCAGAAACGGAGTGCCCCCTTTTCATTAGCCTTAGTGCGAGAGCCCATCCGATATAACCATCTACGCCTAGTATAAGGACTTTCATGGTTTTCTAAATTAGAGGCATGGGATTAATCTTTGTTTATGCGAAAATTCATTCTGACATTATTGTAAGCACCCGATCCACGGTTTTGTAAAATTCATCGCTTCTGGTGTTTCTCGGTCTTTTGAGGGAAACTGGCATTTCCTGAATTACCTTGCTCGGCCTGTGGCTCAAAATAACGATGCTATCGCTCATCTGCACAGCTTCGTCCACATTATGGGTGACCATGAGGATCGTGTTGGGATTATCTACTGGTGACTCCCATAGATCAAGAAGCTCTTCCCTCATCGCTTGGGCCGAAAACACATCAAGGCCGCTGAATGGCTCATCCAGGAGAAGTACATCTGGTGATGTGGAAAGTGCCCTGGCAATGGCCACGCGTTGCTTCATACCGCCCGAGAGCTCCTTGGGATAGGCGTTCTCAAATCCATCAATTCCAACGAGTCGTATGTTATTCAGAGCAATCTCCCTTCTCTTTGATCTGTCCTTAATCATTGGCTCGAGAGCTAGTTCGACGTTATCAAGAACGTCCAGCCACGGGAACAGAGCTGAGTTCTGGAAGACAACCGAAACCCTGAAGTCACTTCCCATCTCCTCCTTGTCACCATAAAGGATCCTGCCAGATGTGGGTTTGGTTAGCCCGAGTATCATCCTAATCAGAGTGGATTTTCCGCAGCCGGATGGGCCTATGATCGATACAAACTCATTCTTCCTGACCTTGAAGCTAATATCCTCTATGGTTTTTATTGAACTCTTAGCATATCTGTACTCCATAGCCACATGATCAACTGTGAGGACCTCATCCATCGTTGCAGTATTTAAAAATAATATAAAACATTGCCCTGTTCACAGCGGAATATATTTCGCATATAATGCTGGAAGTTCACATTTCAGCACCTAAAGTGCTGCATTGCGGAAAATATTGATTGTTTGTTTTAGTTTCATGAGTGATAAAAATGTTGCGAGGTTATGAAACCTCGAATTCATGTCCGTTGAATGGCAACATGACGTCAAATTCCGCAAGATCTTCCAGCAGGTTTTCCCGGTTTTCTCCGTGGCACAGGATGATCTTTTCAGGATCTACCTGCTTCACAAAGTCTATCAGTTCATCATGGCCAGCATGCGCAGAAAGGTCGAAGAATTCCATCTTCATGTTCGGTTTGACCGTTGCGCCAGCTATCTTCATTGTGCCGTTTTCCATGAGGCTCCTTCCATTAGTGCCTTCTACCTGGTATCCAGTCAGGAAAATTGCGCTTTTTGTATCATTCATCAGCTGTTCTATATAGCCGAGTACGGGTCCACCGTCCAGCATACCTGAAGTTGTTATTATTACATCATTCTCAAGTGCTTGCTCTCTCATCCGCCTTCCCCTGATCTGCGTTACCCGCCCAACAGATCTTGAAAAGTCCTTCTGAGATCTGAGGAACCCAGGTGTATTGAGGTATATCCCCGTAATTCCATTGCCCATTCCATCCACAGCGATGTTGAAGCCCATGTCACTCAGTATCATTACCAGCTCCTGAGTTCTGCCCATGGCAAATGATGGCAAAATGGCTTTACCTCCGTCCTCAACAACTTCCTTTATCCTCTGCTTGAGTCTCTTTACAACCTGATCCCTCTCCTCATGGTTCTTGCCAGCGTATGTACTCTCCATTACAAGTATATCAGCTTTTTTCGGCTTTGCACCGTTCAGGAGGAAGGTATCCTTTGTATACAGATCGCCAGTCACAAGAATGGATCTGGAATTCTCAAAATTCCACATCGTTGAGCCGGGGATGTGCCCCGCTGATTGCGCAGTGACTTGGAATGGCCCATCCACAATAGTCTCCCCGAAATTTGCTCTCTGGAATGCACTATATAGAGATGCTATGTCATCCGTATTGAACCTGGAAGGATACCCCTCAATGTTTGTGACCTTGATTGAGTCCTCAAGCATCGGACGCATACTGTTTGCTGTCATTATTGTTGAATAAAATGTTGCTTTATATTCATGATAATACACTGGCAAGGCACCCATGTGATCGAGATGTGCATGCGTCAAGTATATACTCTTCACGGGATCGGGATGCATCGGGAATTGTGGTGGCTTTTCTGGTATTACACCGTAATCAATCATTATGTCGTAATCCTTCTCGCTTATCTTTATTGCTAATCTGCCTACTTCTTCTGCTCCGCCTAAAAATTTTACTTTCATTTCCTATTTTCCTCAAGCTTTTGCGTTTTCAAGTGATCTTGAACAATTGCAGTTCCTCTTTCTGCTGAACCCTCTGACGGAATGCTCAACAAGTGAGGAAACCTTTTCTTCGTTTTCCTTCATAATCTTCATGACTTCTGACGCATCCACAGGCTTATCAGACCATACATCAAAATCCGTTACCGTGGCAATCATGGAATAGCACATTGCCTGCTCAATTGCAAGGTTTATCTCTGGGACGAGGGTCATGCCAATTATGTCTCCGAACTGCCGGAACATCTTTGATTCTGCCCTGGTGGAAAATCTAGGTCCCTCGATGCACACGTATGTTCCCCCATCGTGGTGGTCGTATCCTGACTTCTTCGCAGAACTTACAAGTTCAGCTGTCATGTCTGGGCAGAAAGGATCTGCGGCTGAAATATGATAAACCTCTGGGCCGTCAAAGAAAGTCAGCTTCCTCGACTTTGTGAAGTCTATGAACTGGTCGGGAAAGACAATGTCTCCCGGCTTGTAATCTTCCTTCAGAGAACCAACGGCATTAATCGCCAGCACACGCTCAACGCCTATCTTCTTCAGTGCCCATAAATTGGCCCTGTAATTTACCAAGTGCGGCGGAAAAGAGTGTTTCCTACCATGCCTTGGAATAAATGCAACCTCAATTCCATCAATCTCTCCGATCTCTATTTTGTCGGAGGGCCTGCCATAAGGTGTTTCCATATCGAGCGACTTCCCGCCATTTAAAAGGCTGTAGAGGCCACTCCCTCCAATTATGCCTATCTGCGCCATGAAATCACGTTAATGCTTGTTCAACAAACTCCTTGATGTGTGGTTGATGCTCAATTGGTATTTAACCGAATCGGAATAATAATCAATAAGAGCCAAGGATCTTTCTTATATAAGGTTGTATGCCGGACCCGTACTGTGCGGCTTTTTTTCTAAATGACCAAACATCCTCAGGCAGTTCGATCTCTTTGGCAAGAGTCCTGAGCATTATCTTGTTTGTACCGCCACTAACATTAAGATCTCTGGGCAATCCTGAGAAAATTCGTACCAGTTCCGGGTCAAGATAAGGAGTTACCAGTCTTTTAGACTTTTGATTCGCAATTTTAATTTCTCTAGGAAGCGTAAAATGAAAGAGCTTGTCCAGATGGCTTGCGTTTGTTAATCCCGGATCCTCCATGAACCTCCGGTATCCATAAAAAATTTCATCCGCTCCCTGTCCAGTGACCACGGTATCTTCAGGACACCTCTCAAGCAAATGATACAGAACAAGCTCGTATCCCATCTCTGAATGCGTAATATTAGGGTCCAAAGCCCTCAGTGCGGGAATTGAGTACTCCAGGTCCTGTCGATCGAGAATAATCTCCCTGAGACGAAATCCAAGTTCGTCGGACACATACCTGGATCGTTCCAGGTCATGGGAACCAGGAAACCCTACGGTGAATGGCTTAAGCTTGAAGTCTGATAGGGCAAGTATGATAGTGCTGTCAAGTCCACCGGAAAACCCGATTGCGGAATTTCCAGCTTTTAGGATGCTTGCCTCCAGATTTTTCTTCAGGAGTACTATTTTCTGATCCAGTTTATTCCCCACCTGGTAGTGACAGACTGCCTAATTGTTTTTTCTTTGCCCCGAGAGACAGAAAGTTGTACACTGAAGATCGTATAATTGGGAATGCACTGCCATTTCACATTTTCATTCCGATTTCGGATTCATTCGAAAAACGTATCATTTCAGACCTTTCTCTCATAATTTTCAGCCACAGAACAAAAATATGCTTTTCCTTGCCATCAACATTTTCATCGTATGGACATGAAATTGGTGAGCTAAGTAAATACAGCATGGATTTGAATAATGCTTACAGATAAGGTAGCCCGTCTATTTGCTTCATTCAGATGATTAAATGAAGGTAATGAAAATGGTAAAAATATGGCTATTGTTGTCTTTAGCGGTGCTGTAGATCGGCTCACCGGCCTTGCAGTCCTGGTAGGTGGAGCAGCAGCATCAGATATCCTAGTAGATTTGTTCCCACAGCTTTTTGGCGCCCACCCAATGAAGAAGGACATTATAGAGAACAACATAGAAATCAGCTAATTCCTAAAGCTTAAATCCAAGGTTCACGAAGGTCTTATGGTAGTCAAAACTCCTTTAATAACCAACCTTTGATCAGCAGTGCTGTTCAATCATTCCTGATCTGGAATCTCGTTTTTATGAGAGTTCCAAACTTTTTGATCGGACGGATACCGGAATAAGCTTAAGAGATCACGAAGGTAATGTAAAATATGGTTTTTCCTTCATCACAAGAGATATGGCAGAGGGAGTGGGGGCTTATGCAGCCTTTTACTTTCCTTGAATATCTTAAATAGTAATTATCACATGTTCTTACGTGGATTACGTTCCGGATACGTCCGTTATTGTTGACGGCAGGTTCAGCGCTTTCATATCCTCTAAGGAGGGGTCGCATGTCATACTTTCTGAGGCTATGCTGGCAGAAATAGAGCACCAGGCAAATGAGGGCAGGTCCATAGGCCATGCGGGGCTTGGTGAACTGAAAGCTCTCAGATCCTTGGCCAATGAAGGGAAGATATACCTGGACATTTATGGGAAGCGCCCCGGCGACTGGCAAATACGGAGAGCAAAAAGCGGAGAAATAGATGAGATCATAAGGAATACCGCTATGGAGAATGACGCAATTCTGGTCACTGGAGATAACATACAGAGGGACCTCGCCATAATTAAGGGCATACGGGTGGAATACCTTGAGGCTTCACAGAAAGCTGTAAGGAATATAGAGGATTTCTTTGACAGCGAAACCTCATCTGTGCACCTGAAGGCAAACCTGAGACCGGTACTGAAGAAAGGCATGCCAGGATTTGTGAGGATGGAGCGGCTTGAATCGGCTTCAACAAGGCAGGAGCTTGAGACAATTGCGTCGGGCATTATCAAGCGTGGGAAATTTGAGGATGAATCCTTTGTGGAAATGGACATGTTCGGGGCAACTGTGATACAGTTGAAAAACATCAGGGTCGTTATTACCAGACCTCCATTCTCCGATGACCTTGAGATCACTGCTGTCAGGCCCATAAAGAAACTAAGCCTCGAGGACTACCATCTTGATCCGAAAATCATAGACCGCCTCACAGTGGGCGCAAATGGCATTCTTGTAGCCGGTGCACCCGGAGCTGGAAAAAGTACGTTTGTTCAAGCTCTCGCAGAGTATTTCAGCTCTCTTGACAAGACGGTGAAGACCATGGAGAAGCCACGCGACCTTCAGCTAATTAATGATATTACACAGTACACGGGTCTCGAGGGATCCATGGAGAAGACGGGGGATATTCTTCTGCTTGTGAGGACTGATTACACGGTTTTTGATGAGATGAGGGTGACCTCCGATTTCCACGTATATTCCGACCTGCGCCTGGCTGGCGTTGGAATGGTCGGCGTGGTTCATGCCACCAGGCCAGTTGACGCATTCTACAGATTTATCGGTCGCATTGAATTGGGGCTTATCCCACAGGTCATAGATACTATACTATTCATAGACGCTGGTAGGGTAAGGACAGTCCTAGTTACCGAGTACACGGTCAAGGTGCCCAGCGGGATGAGCCAAGAGGATCTTTCCCGACCGGTCATCGTTGTCAAAGAATTCCCTTCGGGAAAACCCCTGCATGAAATATACACATTCGGGGACCAGATTGTAATGGTGCCAGTACAGAGAGAGGATTCTTCACTATTTTCCCTTGCAGCTGACCGCATAAGGGAGGAGATTTCAAAATACCTCAATACATCGGATGTGCAGGTGAAGATGACAACCGCAAGCAGGGCAGTGGTATCCGTACCGGAAAAGTACATCCCGAGGCTCATAGGAAAAAAGGGATCCAATATTTCAGAACTGGAAGAGCGTCTGAAGATCAGGATTGAGGTGGAGCCAATATCTGGTGGATCAGCCCTCCAGAAGAGACCAGTCGATGTTCAGGTAAAGAACAAGATAATGTATCTTTCAATTGGAGAGAAGAACAGGAACGTGAAAATCTTTCTCGACGACATAATGGTGCTTCAGGCAAGAAGTTCCGCAAAGGGAATCATACGACTGAAACTGGACAGCGACACGGGTTCAGCCATTTACCAGCAAATGAAAAATGGGAAGAAACTGGAATTCCTCCCGGAAGAATAAGTTTCACTGGCTGGATTTCGCAAACTCTACCAGCAGCCTTGTTCCGA
The genomic region above belongs to Thermoplasmataceae archaeon and contains:
- a CDS encoding sugar phosphate nucleotidyltransferase, with amino-acid sequence MKALITAAGQGSRSGLDGKMRKEMLPIYTKRDDRVVLRPILDCVIYEIRRTGVGEIHLVLDWEDTFTREYIEREYPSVNIIFQGERRGFGSAVLLAREYIDDENFILNAGDGIILDPSHMEAVAKRMEKFPAQNTLTLMRVDNPQKYGVASVKNVGDELRVTGVVEKPQNPESNYALCAFYVLVPEIFRYLNEDRSPERELTPAIHRSIEEGTETIGMAVDSSDWISVGVATEYVNILKRSLERCDQ
- the agl3 gene encoding UDP-sulfoquinovose synthase, producing the protein MKVLILGVDGYIGWALALRLMKRGHSVSGADNFITRKRVREVGSQSVLPVASMETRIKDLKSAGYGNLRFFRGDVSNPDFMYKIIRETKPDTVVHLAEQRSAPYSMIGLKQANETMTKNIVSTINLVYALKDNSPKTHILKLGTMGEYGTPNIDIPEGFFEIEYNGRKDRLPFPKNAGSWYHWTKVHDSNNLMFANRVWKTRVTDVMQGVVYGTRIEEVSETGLYTRYDVDEVWGTALNRFCAQAVAGMPITPYGKGGQTRGFLPLEDSVTCLTLAIDNPPADGEYRVFNQFDRAYSVNFLAEKVKEIYEREFGKPAEIKHVDNPRVEMEAHYYNPTNENLKKLGYRSRKTLEEEILHMLEDLSKHTSRINKVSGVIMPRTFWKA
- a CDS encoding ABC transporter ATP-binding protein, with the translated sequence MDEVLTVDHVAMEYRYAKSSIKTIEDISFKVRKNEFVSIIGPSGCGKSTLIRMILGLTKPTSGRILYGDKEEMGSDFRVSVVFQNSALFPWLDVLDNVELALEPMIKDRSKRREIALNNIRLVGIDGFENAYPKELSGGMKQRVAIARALSTSPDVLLLDEPFSGLDVFSAQAMREELLDLWESPVDNPNTILMVTHNVDEAVQMSDSIVILSHRPSKVIQEMPVSLKRPRNTRSDEFYKTVDRVLTIMSE
- a CDS encoding MBL fold metallo-hydrolase, with amino-acid sequence MKVKFLGGAEEVGRLAIKISEKDYDIMIDYGVIPEKPPQFPMHPDPVKSIYLTHAHLDHMGALPVYYHEYKATFYSTIMTANSMRPMLEDSIKVTNIEGYPSRFNTDDIASLYSAFQRANFGETIVDGPFQVTAQSAGHIPGSTMWNFENSRSILVTGDLYTKDTFLLNGAKPKKADILVMESTYAGKNHEERDQVVKRLKQRIKEVVEDGGKAILPSFAMGRTQELVMILSDMGFNIAVDGMGNGITGIYLNTPGFLRSQKDFSRSVGRVTQIRGRRMREQALENDVIITTSGMLDGGPVLGYIEQLMNDTKSAIFLTGYQVEGTNGRSLMENGTMKIAGATVKPNMKMEFFDLSAHAGHDELIDFVKQVDPEKIILCHGENRENLLEDLAEFDVMLPFNGHEFEVS
- a CDS encoding S-methyl-5'-thioadenosine phosphorylase; protein product: MAQIGIIGGSGLYSLLNGGKSLDMETPYGRPSDKIEIGEIDGIEVAFIPRHGRKHSFPPHLVNYRANLWALKKIGVERVLAINAVGSLKEDYKPGDIVFPDQFIDFTKSRKLTFFDGPEVYHISAADPFCPDMTAELVSSAKKSGYDHHDGGTYVCIEGPRFSTRAESKMFRQFGDIIGMTLVPEINLAIEQAMCYSMIATVTDFDVWSDKPVDASEVMKIMKENEEKVSSLVEHSVRGFSRKRNCNCSRSLENAKA
- a CDS encoding asparagine synthase-related protein, with amino-acid sequence MGNKLDQKIVLLKKNLEASILKAGNSAIGFSGGLDSTIILALSDFKLKPFTVGFPGSHDLERSRYVSDELGFRLREIILDRQDLEYSIPALRALDPNITHSEMGYELVLYHLLERCPEDTVVTGQGADEIFYGYRRFMEDPGLTNASHLDKLFHFTLPREIKIANQKSKRLVTPYLDPELVRIFSGLPRDLNVSGGTNKIMLRTLAKEIELPEDVWSFRKKAAQYGSGIQPYIRKILGSY
- a CDS encoding PINc/VapC family ATPase, with protein sequence MDYVPDTSVIVDGRFSAFISSKEGSHVILSEAMLAEIEHQANEGRSIGHAGLGELKALRSLANEGKIYLDIYGKRPGDWQIRRAKSGEIDEIIRNTAMENDAILVTGDNIQRDLAIIKGIRVEYLEASQKAVRNIEDFFDSETSSVHLKANLRPVLKKGMPGFVRMERLESASTRQELETIASGIIKRGKFEDESFVEMDMFGATVIQLKNIRVVITRPPFSDDLEITAVRPIKKLSLEDYHLDPKIIDRLTVGANGILVAGAPGAGKSTFVQALAEYFSSLDKTVKTMEKPRDLQLINDITQYTGLEGSMEKTGDILLLVRTDYTVFDEMRVTSDFHVYSDLRLAGVGMVGVVHATRPVDAFYRFIGRIELGLIPQVIDTILFIDAGRVRTVLVTEYTVKVPSGMSQEDLSRPVIVVKEFPSGKPLHEIYTFGDQIVMVPVQREDSSLFSLAADRIREEISKYLNTSDVQVKMTTASRAVVSVPEKYIPRLIGKKGSNISELEERLKIRIEVEPISGGSALQKRPVDVQVKNKIMYLSIGEKNRNVKIFLDDIMVLQARSSAKGIIRLKLDSDTGSAIYQQMKNGKKLEFLPEE